In Trueperella pecoris, the DNA window GTTCGCTCCTGGGGAGTGGTGCCGGTTCTGCAAACTCAGCGCCACCTGCCGCACTCGGGCCGAAGCCAACCTGCAGCTTGCCAAGCATGAGTTCGCACCACCTGCCGAACTCATCGATGCCGAGATCGCAAAGGTGCTGGCCCAGCTGCCGGACCTGAAGGCCTGGGCTGCCGATGTGGAATCACACGCGCTGTCGCTAGCGGTGAACCAGGGCAAATTGTGGCCTGGTTTCAAGCTCGTGGAAGGCCGCTCGATCCGCAAGTACGTGGACGAAAAGGCCGTTGCCGAGGCCGCGCAGGCTGCCGGTGTCACCGACGTCTGGGAGCAAAAGCTCAAGATGATCACCGCGCTCGAAAAGCAACTGGGCAAGAAGCGCTTCTCCGAACTATTCGGGGATCTCGTGGTCAAACCAGCCGGTAAGCCCACACTCGTCCCCGACTCCGACAGGAGGCCCGCACTGGAGATCCAGTCGGCAACAGATGAATTCACTGCAATCAAGTAACAAGAAAGAAGGTAAGACAAGATGTCTGCAACGAATCCGACCCGTGTGGTCACCGGCGAAGTGCGCCTGTCCTACGCCAACATCTTCGAGGCGAAGTCGATCCAGGGCGGCAAGCCCAAGTACAGCGTGTCTTTGATCATCCCCAAGGGCGACACTGAGACGCTGGCCAAGATCGAACGTGCCATTGGTGCGGCGATCGACGCCGGGATTGGGAAGTTCGGTGGCAAGCGCCCCAACAAGGCAGCCCTCAAGCTCCCGCTCCGCGACGGGGACATTGAACGCGACGATGAAGCCTACGCAAACGCCATGTTCGTCAACGCGAACTCGACCACCCCGCCCCAGGTTGTGGGCGCGGATCTGCAGCCGATCCTGGATGCCTCCGAGGTCTACTCCGGGTGTTACGCCCGCGTGAGCCTCTCGTTCTATGCGTTCAACACCAACGGTAACCGGGGTATCGCGTGCGGGCTGGGCAACATCCAAAAGGTCCGCGATGGGGAACCCCTTGGCGGTAACCGCATCAGTGCCGAGGAAGACTTCGGGTCATTCACGGCAGCCACCGACAACGACTTCCTGAACTGACCGGAGGGCCGTCGACATGATGTGGGACGTCTTCAACGCAATCACCCTCGCCATCTGGGTGTACGTACTCATCCCGTTCTGGGTGGTGTTCTTGTTCGGCTGGATCAAGATCAAGCTCCAGAGCCGCCGTGATCGCAAGCGCCTGGCCGAGTTGCTCGAGGCCGAGAAGGCCGAATTCGACCGCCTGCGGGTTTCTGAATAATCCACCCATTCACGGGAGGGAACCAACCCCAATCAGCGGGCTGGTTCCCTCCCGTTCTCACGTACCCCAAGGGAGGCATGCCTGTGCGTGAACTCTTCATCGACATCGAGACCTTTTCGCCAGTGAACCTGGTCAAGGCCGGGGTCTACCCCTACGCCGAACACCCAGAGTTCGACGTTCTCTTGTTCGGCTACTCGATTGATGGTGGCCACGTTGAGGTCGTCGATCTCGCCTCGGGTGGTTCCCTGCCCGGTGATGTGCTGGCCGCGCTGGTCGATCCTGATGTGGTGAAGCGGGCGTTCAACGCCGCCTTCGAACGCATCTGTCTCTCAGCCTGGCTCAACCGCCACCACCCGGTGCTTATGGCCGGGCAGCGGTTGCTGGACCCGGCGCAGTGGCACTGCACCATGATCTGGTCCGCTTACCTCGGCCTGCCCATGAGCCTGGAGCAGGTCGCCACCGTGCTGGATCTGCCCGTGCGTAAAGACAGTGCAGGCAAGAAGCTCATCACTCATTTCTGCACCCCGGCCAAACCATCGGTTCTCAACCAAGGCAGCAACCGTAATCCGCCGTCGTCCAACCCGAGGGGCTGGGAGGCATTCATTGCCTACAACCGGCGCGACGTCGAAGTCGAGCTCGCCATCCACGACCGACTCGAAGCCTTCCCGGTCCCAGAGACTGAGTGGGACACCTACGTGCTCGATCAACGGATCAACGACACCGGCATCCTCCTCGACAGCGTGCTGGTGGGTCATGCGGTCCAGTGCGACCGTCAGCACCGTGCCACCACGCTCGCCCGCGCTCAAGAGCTCACGGGGCTTGAGAATCCGAACTCGCCCATCCAGCTCAAGGAATGGCTCGCCGAGCACGGCACACCCCTGCAGTCACTCACCAAAGACGAAGTCGCTACTGCGCTCGACACCGCCACCGGCGACGTCAAAGTGGCACTCGAGCTACGTGGCGAACTCGCCAAATCCTCGGTGAAGAAATACGAGGCTATGCAGCACGTCGCAGGAGCCGACGGGCGCGGACGGGGCTTCCTGCAGTTCTACGGCGCAGGCAGAACTGGAAGATTCGCTGGCCGCCTCGTCCAAGTCCAAAACCTACCCCGCAACTACCTCCCAGATTTGGCGGAAGCCCGAGGACTTGTGCGGACGGGCAACTTCGAGGCGGTCGAACTGCTCTACGACTCTGTGCCCGACACCCTCAGCCAACTGATCCGCACTGCATTTATCCCCGCCGACGGCCACCGGTTCGTGGTCGCTGATTTCTCCGCCATCGAGGCGCGGGTGATCGCCTGGCTCGCAGGCGAAACCACCACCCTCACCGCTTTCGAAGCGGGCAAGGATCTGTACTGCGAGACCGCCAGCCGCATGTTCGGCGTCCCCGTCGAGAAGCACGGTGTGAACAGTGACCTGCGGCAGAAGGGCAAAATCGCAGTCTTAGCTTGCGGTTATCAAGGCGGCGTCGGGGCGCTGAAGGCCATGGGTGCACTACGCATGGGACTGGCTGAGCCCGAGCTTCAACCTCTGGTGGATGCGTGGCGCTCAGCCAACCCAAACGTCGTCCAGCTGTGGGCCGACGTCAACGCCGCCGCCATCGAAACCATCAGCACCCGCCAGCCCACCCATATCGGTCCGCTGACCTTCACGGTCGAAGCCGGGATCATGTTCATTGCCCTCCCATCAGCTCGTCGGCTCGCTTACGCAAAGCCACGGCTGGGCGAGAACAGATTCGGCGGCACCAGCATCACCCACGAAGGCATCACCACAGGACGCAAGTGGGGACAGCTGGAAACCTACGGCGGGAAACTCACCGAGAACATCGTCCAAGCCGTCGCCCGCGACCTACTCACCTTCGGCATGCACCAAGTTGACCAAGCTGGGCATCGGATCGTCATGCATGTACATGACGAGATCGTCGTCGAAACCACTACCGCCACAGTCGACGAGATCTGCAACCTCATGGCCACCACCCCCGACTGGGCTGAAGGCTTGCCCCTATCGGCGGATGGGTTCGCGTGTGACTTCTACCAGAAGGACTGACCCAGATACTCGTTGCCCTCTTGCATTCAGGGCTGAGGCCAGGGTGACGCAGTAGCGAGCGGTTACTGCGAGTGTCAAAACTGCTCCGAGCTGGGTGTCCGGATTCTTGTGTCCTCGGGGGCGTATGCGTGAGAGCCCGACGCAGCCACACCCGTGACCTGCCGGAATCACGTCAAACCTGGCTCTTAGAAGGAGCCACTCATGGCTACCACTGACCTCCAGACATTCACCAATAATGCGTTTGGAACCATCCGAACCATCAACCACGACAGAAAGGTCTACTTCTGTGGCCGAGATGTCGCCACAGCGCTCGGCTACAAAGACCCGACCAACGCGATGAAGCAGCACTGCAAGGGGGTGGCGATTCACCACCCCCTTCCCACCGCCGGTGGAATCCAGCAGGTTCGCTTCGTCACCGAAGGTGACCTGTACCGGCTCATCTTCTCCTCGAAGCTCCCGGCAGCTCAAGCCTTCGAAGCTTGGGTCGTCGATGAGGTCCTGCCGACGATCCGCCGCCATGGCGTCTACGCCATCGATGAACTCCTGAGCAACGATGAGTTCCTCGAGCAGGCCATCGTTCAATTGCGTGCGGAGCGGGCCAAGCGACTGACCGCCGAACAAGCACTGCTCGAAGCGGCCCCGAAGGTCTCGTACTACGACCTGGTGCTGCAGTCGGCCTCGCTGCTGACCACGACTGAGATCGCCAAAGACTATGGCTTGTCCGCTAAACGGATGAACGCGATCTTGCACGAAGAAGGCGTGCAATTTCGCCAGTCAGGGCGTTGGTTCCTCTACGCCCGATACGCCGAACAGGGGTACACCCAATCCAAGACCCACGAATACGACGAGGGCAAGACCCGTACCCACATGTACTGGACGCAAAAGGGACGCCTGTTCATCTACGACCTGCTAAAGAACCAGCTCGGACTGCTGCCGGTCATCGAGCAGGACGGCGGTGCAGCATGATCACCACCTTCCTTCACGCCGAGCTCGGTTTCTCGCCCCACAGCATCGAGGGCTACCCAGACCCCACTGCCTATAGGGCGTTGAAGAATCTGCAGCGCGCCGAATACGGCTACCGGCCCCTGGTCTACATTTGCTCGCCCTACTCCGGGGACGTAGAAGCCAACATGGAACTCGCCCAAACGTTCTGTGCGCATGCAGTGGCTCGATGCAAGATTCCGCTCGCCCCGCACCTGCTGTTTCCACAGTTCATGGACGACAACGATCCCGAGACCCGCGAGTTGGCGATGTTTTTCAACCGGATCCTGCTCTCTAAGTGCGAAGCGATCTGGGTGTACACGGCGCGTGTGTCAGTGGGGATGCGAGTGGAGATCGAGTGGGCACACCACTTCGACCTTCCCATCAAGTACTTCGACGCCGACTTCGAGGAGGTCACCCCATGACACCCATGACCATGTACACCGCACTCGTGGCTGGCCAGCAGAACAACGCGCACTACCCGCACCAACATGACGTCACCAGCGAGGCAGACCTCGAAGCGGTCGCCCGACTCGATCACGTAGTTGCCGAGTACGTGGGTGGGCGACGTTCAGCAGGCAGTTTCGTGACCTCGAACTGTCTGGTCATGGACGTCGACAACTCCCACACCGACAACCCAGCCGAGTGGATCACCCCAGCGAGCCTTGCCGAGCAAATGCCGGGGGTAGCGTTCATGACTGCCACCAGCCGCAACCACATGAAGTCGAAGGGTGCGCAGTCGGCCAGGCCGCGTTTCCACGTCTACTTCCCGATTGGCCCCGTGGCTGATGCTGAAGCCTATGCGGGACTCAAGAAGCTGCTCGCCTCCAGGTTCGAGTTCTTCGACCCCAACGCGATCGACGCTGGCCGCTTCATCTACGGCCACGCTGCCCCGCTGATCACCATGGTCGAGGGTGAATGTGCTATCGACCACTGGCTTGCCGAAGCGGTGGATGAGGACCTATTTGCCCAGTGGGATGACTCCACCCAGGCCATCGAGGAAGGTTCGCGCAATGCGACCTTGTCGAGGTTTGCGGGCAGGCTCCTCATTCGCCTCGGCACGACCGATGAGGCACGCGCCTTGTTTGATCGCAAGGCCGCCCGCTGTAATCCGCCACTGCCCGAGTCGGAGGTGGAGTCGATCTGGCGGTCCGCCACCCGGTTCGCCAAGACAGTCGAGAACCAGCCTGGTTATCTGCCGCCGGAGGATTTTGAGGCGAGCCTGGATTCGGTGCGCCCCAGCGATTACAGCGACGTCGGGCAAGCCCATGCCTTGACTAAGGCCTATCCGGACTCGCTGCGCTACTCGGAGGCCACCGACTGGCTCGTCTATTACGACGGTGTTTGGTACGAATCGGCCCCTGCAGCCCAAGCTGTTGCTCAAGAGCTCACTGAACGTCAACTCGCTGAAGCCCACGAGCTACTCGAAGACGCGAAGGACAAGCTCGCTACGACTGGTGCGGGCACGCTGCTCGGGTCGATGTCGAAGGCGAAAGCCCAAACCATGTTCAACCCGGCCCAGCGTGAGGCGTTCGCCGCGTTCGAAGACGCGAAAACCTACGCGACCTACGCGCTGAAACGGCGGGAGTCGCGCGGGATCACCAACTGCCTGCGCGAGGCTCGCCCGATGCTGCTCACCACACCAGAGCAGCTGGACGCAGACCCGTACCTGCTCAATACGCCGTCGGGCAGCTACGACCTTCGAATCGGCCCTGCAAGCAAACGAGATCACGACCCTGCCGATTTGGTGACGAAGCAGACCAGCCTCGACCCTGACACCACCGGGGCGGAAGTCTGGCAGGAAGCCTTGGAGGTGTTCTTCCAAGGCGACCAAGAATTAATCGACTACGTGCAACGCATCGTTGGCCTGGCCGCAATTGGGCAAGTCTTCGTCGAAGCCCTCGTCATCGCCTACGGCGACGGCCGTAACGGCAAGTCAACGTTTTGGAACACGATCGCCCGCGTGCTCGGCACCTACGCCGGGAACATGAGTGCTGATGTGCTGACGATCGGTGGGATGCGCAACGTCAAACCCGAACTCGCCGAAGCCAAAGGCAAACGGCTGATTATCTCGGCTGAGTCCGAAGAGGGCGTGCGTATGTCCACCTCCGTGGTCAAACAACTTGCTTCCACCGACCAGATCTATGCGGAGAAGAAGTACAAGGCACCCTTTGCCTTCACCCCGTCCCACACGCTGATCCTCTACACGAACCACCTGCCCAGGGTGGGGGCGATGGATGCGGGGATCTGGCGACGGCTCATCGTCATTCCCTTTGAGGCCAAGATCGAAGGCCAAAGCGATGTGAAGAACTATGCCGACCACCTCTACCACGAAGCTGGCGGGGCGATCCTGACTTGGATTATGGAGGGTGCGCGCCTCATCCACGCCGAGAACTACCACCTGAAAGCGCCAGCCAGAGTGGTGGCCGCATCATCGGCGTATCGGGAAGAGAACAACTGGTTCGCCCAGTTCCTCGACACCCACTGCGACGTCGACGAGCACCTCTCTGAGCGTGCCGGGGATTTGTATCAGACCTACCGGGCGTGGGCGATGTCCACCTCTGGGTGGGCACGTCCCATGGTCGATTTCAACGCCACCGTCGAACACCACGGCTTTGTGCGCAAAAAGATGAAGTCGGGAATCAGGGTGTTTGGCCTGCAACTGAAAAACGAGTTTGACCAGCAGTAATAGCGCTGGGTGCAGCCTGGTGCAGACCCATATGTGAGTTTCCTATAGGGCATAAAAACGGGCCCTTAGGAAAAGTCCAAAACGACCCTGCACCAGGTTGCACCCTCGGCATAACACCAAGGACGTGTAACCCATGAACGAACACCACATTGAACAGCATTTGAAGCAAGCCGTTGAAGCGGTGGGTGGGCTGTGCTGGAAGTTCACCAGCCCCGGCACAGCCGGTGTGCCTGACCGTATCTGCATCTATCGCGGACGCCTCATCTTCGTCGAGCTCAAAGCACCCGGACGCCTCCCACGCCCGATCCAACACCGCCGCATCCAGCAGCTGCGCGACCACGGGATTGACGTGTACGTCGTTGATTCGCTGACCGGGGTCGAGGAGGTAGCTGATGCGTTACAAGCCGCATAACTACCAAACCGTGGCCACCAGGTTCGTCGAGGATCACCCGCAGGCCGCGATCCTGCTGGGCATGGGTCTTGGTAAGACCGTGATCACCTTGACGGCAATCTGGACTTTGCTGCTGGACTCCTTCCACGTTCGCCGCGCCCTCATCGTCGCACCCCTGCGCGTGGCACGGGATACGTGGCCTGCCGAGATCACCAAGTGGGATCACCTGGAGGGACTCTCGGTCGCAGTTGCTGTCGGCTCCAAGCAGGCTCGGCTTGATGCGGTCACGCAGCAGGCGATGGTGACGATCATCAACCGGGAGAACATTCCCTGGCTGGTCAAGCATCTTGGGGATGCGTGGCCGTATGACATGGTCGTCATCGACGAACTGTCGAGTTTTAAGAATCATCGGGCGCAGCGCTTCAAAGCCCTCGCCAGTGTTCGCCATCGTGTCTCCCGCATCGTCGGACTCACCGGTACACCGGCATCGAACGGGCTGATGGATCTGTGGGCGCAGTTCCGACTCCTCGACGAAGGTGAGCGCCTCGGACGGTTCATCACCCACTTCCGAAACCGCTGGTTCGTACCCGATCAACGCAACGGCCAGCAGGTCTTCACCTACAAGCCCCGGCCCGGTGCCGAAGAAGAAATCTACGAGGCCATCGGTGACATCACGCTCTCGATGCGTACCACCGATCACCTCCAGCTCCCGGAGCTGACGATCACCACCCACACCGTGACCCTCGACACCAAAGAGTGCAAGGCCTACGAGCAGTTGCGTGACGAGATGGTCCTCGACCTCGATGGTCAGATGATCGATGCTGCGAACGCCGCTGCACTGTCGGGCAAGCTGCTGCAGCTGGCCTCCGGAGCGGTCTACGACGAACACGGCAACACCATCCACGTTCATGACCGCAAGCTTGATGCCCTGGAAGACCTCTACGAGGCAGCCAACGGCCAGCCGCTGTTGGTGGCGTACTGGTTCAAACACGACGCGGCACGGATCCGTGCCCGTTTCCCTGAAGCACGCGAGCTCAAAACCAGCGCCGATATCTCCGATTGGAACGCCCGCAAGATCCCACTGGCGCTGATCCACCCAGCCAGCGCCGGGCACGGGCTGAACCTCCAAGCGGGCGGGAGCCTGCTCGTCTGGTTCTCCCTGACCTGGAGTCTCGAGCTGTACCAGCAGACGAACGCCCGCCTGTATCGGCAAGGCCAGCAGGTGCCGGTGACCATCACGCACCTGGCGGCAGACAACACCCTCGACGATGGAGTGCTCGCCGCGTTGGACAACAAAGACACGACACAAGCTGCGTTGATTGACGCGGTCGCCACAACCCTTGGAAGGCAGGCACACTCATGAACGACCACCCCGTCTGGGACTACTTCGACTACCGCAGAGCCGCCATCAGCGTGCTCCAGGACTACGCAACCCAAGCCGTCATTCTTCAGCAAGGCGGAAGCTACGCCGAAGGACTCAAAGCCTCGCTGACATCGATCGGATCACCCCGTCTCGATGGCCTGCCACGGGCCAACAACCCACACGCCGGTGAAGCGCGCATGTGTTCGATCTTGGACAACCTCGACGTCCTCAAAGCCCGTGACCGCAAAGCGCGGGCATATATGGATTGGTTCACCCCCGCATGGGAAGCCCTCAGCGACGATGACCGGCTGGTGCTGGAGACCTTTTTCCTCGACGAACTGCCCGCAGAAGACGCCGCCGTCAAAGTAGCCGAGCACTTCTACGTCGAACGCAAGACCGCCTTCGCCAAGAAGCAACGAGCCTTGGCTCGCTTCGCCCGGCTCTTGTACGGCAGGGACTAATGCGTTCGCGCGCATAAGTGTGGCAAACAGGGGATGACTTTCAGGGTTTGCCTGTTGCATGCTGTAAGTGGTTGAAAAGTAGGTCCCGACCCCCAGACGCATTCGGTAGCCCGTCTGGGGGTCAAACCATTTCTAGAAGGCGGTGAACGCGGTGCCGAAGAAGCCCAAACGCCCCTGCTCCCACCCAGCCTGTCCGGAGCTGACCGACACCCGGTTCTGCCCGGCCCACGCCAAGGAAGAGGACGCCCGCTATCGGAAGTACCAGCGGGACCCGAAGATCAACCGGCGCTATGACCACCGCTGGCGCAAGATCCGCACCGCCTACGTCCAGGCCCACCCGCTCTGCGAGGACTGCTTGGATGCTGGCCGGTTCACGCCTGCGGCTGAGGTCCACCACATCCTGCCGCTGGCGCACGGCGGCACCCACGACCTGGCCAACCTCCGCAGCTTGTGCAAGCCCTGCCACTCCCGCCAGTCAGCATGCGATGGCGACCGATGGAGGCAGCAACCAAGGGTCTACAGCTACGACTAACGCGCTGTGCCGCCGACTGTCGCGGCCTACCTGCTGACCCTCAACGATGCCCACCCTGGCGCTGTTCGCCCCATACGGGGCAACGTCGCGTGGCTGCGAGGGGGTGGGGGCGTCTGGATCTCTACCGCTCATCTGTTCCTCAGCGGGCGGGGCCAACCGTGCGCAAAATCTTGGAATCAAATGGGGTATTGACCCCTTACGCCCTCCACACCAGGGCACAACGCCCTCGGAAGGAGGCACTCTCGTGGCTAAAGACGGCACGAACCGTGGCGGACGCCGTGTCCGTGCAGGAGCGAAACCCGATCCGCTGAACGAGAAGCTCGCTGCAGGACGGCCCGCCACCCGGCTCACCACGCCGGTCGATCTAGACGTGTTTGACCTGGACGGCACCGACATCGGCGACGGCGCGGTGCTCGCTGGCGAGCCGATGCCAGAACCCGACGCGTATCTGTCGGCTGAGCAGCGCGACGGCCAACCGCTGGGTGCGGACCTGGTGTACCGGGAGACGTGGAACTGGCTGGATGAGCGTGGCTGCACCGAGTTCGTCTCCAAACGGTTGATTGAGCAGTACGCGCAGGCGTTCGCCCGCTACATCCAGTGCGAGCAGGCGATCTCCAAGTTCGGCCTGCTGGGCAAACACCCCACCACCGGAGCTGCCATCGCTAGCCCGTTCGTGGCCATGAGTCAGAGCTTCGGCAAGCAGGCGAATATGTACTGGTACGAGATTTTCGACATCGTGCGCGCCACCTGCACCACCGACTACTCCGGCACCACGCCAGGCGATGAGGTCATGGAGCAGCTGCTCAAAGCCTCCTCCTAAGGCCTCTCATCCCGCTCGTTTCGTTTCTGGCCTGCCCGGCACCCGGGCGGGCTTTCTTGTTGTTCGCTTTTGTGCAAGGAGCCCCCGCGTGTCTGTAGTGCGAAGTGCTGAATCTGTGTGTATCGGCCACCCCGACAAGCTGTGCGATCTGATCGCAGACCGCATCCTCGATGACATCCTCACCTGCGACCCGGCGGCACGCGTGGCCGTTGAGGTCATGGCAACTGGCAGGCGCATCATCGTCACCGGCGAGACCACCACCGTCCGGCCGCAGCTACGCGCCTGCACGCGGGAGGCGCTGCGCCGGGCCGGGTACAACCCGAACCGGTTTGTCATCTACGTGTGGGTGCGCCGCCAATCCGCCGACATCGGCGCAGGCGTCACCAGCTCGCTCGAGGCGCGTGCGGGTGACGAGTCGGCGTATGCGAGCCTGGGCGCGGGAGACCAGGGCACCGTCTACGGGTACGCCACGAACGAAACGCCCCAGCGCCTGCCGCTGCCGCTCGTGCTCGCCCACGAGATCTGCCGCCGCCTCGATGCCGCCCGCACCGACGGCACGATCCGTGGGATCGGCCCCGACGGCAAATCCCAAGTCAGTGTGGTCTACGACGAGCTGGGCACCCCGGTCGGCATCGACACCGTGATCGTCTCGATCCAACACGATGCACATAAAGACACAGGCGTTCTTGAACGGGAAGTGTGCACGCTGGTCGTCGCCCCGGCCGTCGAGGCGCACCTGCCCGGTGCCACGCCCGAGCGCGTGCTGGTCAACCCTTCGGGACGGTTCGTCACCGGTGGGCCCGGCGCTGACACCGGGCTGACCGGGCGCAAGCTCATGGTCGACACCTACGGTGGGCTCGGCCCGCATGGCGGTGGCGCGTTCTCGGGTAAGGACCCCTCCAAGGTCGACCGGACGGGCGCGTACATGGCTCGCCTGATCGCAAAGACCGTGGTGGATGCGCGCCTGGCCGAAGAATGCCACGTCGCTATCTCCTATGCGATCGGTAAGGCCGACCCGGTCGCGTTCCACATCGACACCTTCGGCACCGGTCAGCACCCGGCCTGGCTGCTCACCGACGCCGCCCAGGCGATCTTCCCGCTGCGTCCGGCCGCGATCATCGAACGGCTCGGCCTGCGAGCCCCCATCTACGCGAAGCTTGCCACCTACGGGCACATGGGACATGGCCTGAGCGAGTGGGAATGGACCCTGCCTTACACCGACGCACTTCGAGAAGAGGTGAACCGCCGTGCTCATCAAGCAGCTACCCATCGCTGAGCTTAAGCCCGCCGACTACAACCCGCGTAAGGACCTGAAGCCCGGGGATGCGGACTACGAGAAACTCAAGCGCAGCCTCACCGAGTTCGGCTATGTCGAGCCGGTGATCTACAACCACACCACCGGCCACATCGTCGGCGGCCACCAGCGCCTGAAAGTACTCGCTGATCTCGGCCACACCGATGTTGACTGCGTGGTCGTCGAATTGGACGAGACCCGCGAGAAGGCCCTGAACGTCGCACTGAACAAGATCAGCGGCGACTGGGACGAATCCAAGCTGGCCCTGCTCATCGCCGACCTGGACGCGGCTGACTTTGATGCCGAGCTCACCGGCTTCGACGATGACGAAATCCAGGCGATGATTGGCTCCCTCGACGATGACGAGGTCACCGATGACGGCTTCGATCTCACGAAAGCACTCGAGGCCGCCTCGTTCGTCAGGCGCGGGGACATCTGGACCGTCGGCAGGCACCGGCTCGTCTGCGGAGATGCCACCAACGCAGACGATGTGGCAGTGCTCATGGACGGCAAGAGCGCGAACCTGGTGCTCACCGACCCGCCCTACAACGTGGCCTTCGAGTCCTCCGATGGGCTCACGATCAAAAACGACGCGATGAAGGCAGACT includes these proteins:
- a CDS encoding site-specific DNA-methyltransferase — encoded protein: MLIKQLPIAELKPADYNPRKDLKPGDADYEKLKRSLTEFGYVEPVIYNHTTGHIVGGHQRLKVLADLGHTDVDCVVVELDETREKALNVALNKISGDWDESKLALLIADLDAADFDAELTGFDDDEIQAMIGSLDDDEVTDDGFDLTKALEAASFVRRGDIWTVGRHRLVCGDATNADDVAVLMDGKSANLVLTDPPYNVAFESSDGLTIKNDAMKADSFYEFLLASFTNMAGVCEKGGSAYVFHADTEGLSFRKAFIDAGFKLSGCCIWVKDSLVLGRSPYQWQHEPVLYGWKQGAKHKWFADRKQTTIWNFAKPRKNSDHPTSKPLDLLAYPIRNSTQANAIILDTFAGSGSTLIAAEQTDRIAYLMELDEKYASVILRRYAEATGDAAGITCQRDGAQYTYLDLVKQVDRDRE
- the metK gene encoding methionine adenosyltransferase, with the translated sequence MSVVRSAESVCIGHPDKLCDLIADRILDDILTCDPAARVAVEVMATGRRIIVTGETTTVRPQLRACTREALRRAGYNPNRFVIYVWVRRQSADIGAGVTSSLEARAGDESAYASLGAGDQGTVYGYATNETPQRLPLPLVLAHEICRRLDAARTDGTIRGIGPDGKSQVSVVYDELGTPVGIDTVIVSIQHDAHKDTGVLEREVCTLVVAPAVEAHLPGATPERVLVNPSGRFVTGGPGADTGLTGRKLMVDTYGGLGPHGGGAFSGKDPSKVDRTGAYMARLIAKTVVDARLAEECHVAISYAIGKADPVAFHIDTFGTGQHPAWLLTDAAQAIFPLRPAAIIERLGLRAPIYAKLATYGHMGHGLSEWEWTLPYTDALREEVNRRAHQAATHR